The Desulfuromonas acetexigens genomic sequence GGCAATGGCGAAGGCCAAGGTCAACAGGCCCACCCGCCCGACAAACATGAGTACGATAATAATCCACTTGCCCGTTGTGTTCAGTTTTCCGGTCATGCCCATGGACAAGCCGGCCGTGCCGAAAGCGGAGACCGCTTCAAAAGCGCAGGCAAGAAACTCTCGGGGATTTTCATGCGTCGGATCGGGGCTTTGCACGATCAAGAGGGCAAAAAGCGCACAACTGATGAGGATAACAGCCAGAAGAACCAGGGAAAGAGCCTTGGTCACCAGTTCATCGGGGATGGTCCGGTGAAAGAGACTGACATGGGGATTCCCCTTGAGCCGGTTGTAAAAAACGGCGAAAAAGAGCGCCAGACAGGTGGTTTTCACCCCGCCACCGGCCGATCCCGGGGAAGCGCCGACGAACATGAGAAACATCATCAGAAACAGGGTCGGTGCACGAAACTCGTTCAAGTCGACGCTGTTGAAGCCGGCGGTGCGGGCGGAAACCGACTGGAAGAGAGAGGCCCAGAATCCTTCCATGAAAGACATGCCGGCCAAAACATTATCCTTCTCCAGCCACCCGATGAACAAAGCGCCGTAGAGGATCAAAAAAGCCGAGGTCACCAACACCATCTTGCCGTGCAGAGAGATACGGACAGGCCGCCGGGCTTTTTGCCCCCCGCCCTTAACCCAGGCCAGGAGTTCACGGATCACCAGAAAACCGATCCCCCCGAGAATAATCAGCGCCATGATCGTCATGTTGACCAAAGGATCGTCGCGAAAACCGACCAGACTGTCGGGAAACAGGGAAAAACCGGCGTTGCAGAAAGCGGAAATCGAATGGAAAAACGCGCTGTAGAGCCCCGGCCAGAGCCCCAGCCGGGGGACCAGAACCACCGCCAGCAACGCCGCCCCGAGGACTTCGATGACCAGGGTCAGAACCACGATCCCCCGGATCAGTTCCCGCCAGGAACCGACCGGGGTGTGCATGAGGGTTTCGTTGATGATCCAGCGTCCCTTGGCACCGACGCCGATGCGCAGATAGATGAAGAGGTAGACCGAAAAGGTCGTGATCCCCAATCCTCCCACCTGGATCAACGCGAGAATGACCGACTGGCCAAAGAAGCTGAAGCGGCTGCCGGTATCGACCACCGTCAGGCCCGTGACGCATTGGGCCGAAGTCGCGGTGAAGAGCGCATCGAGAAAAGAGAGGGGTTCCCCTCGCACCGCGAGCGGGGTGGCGAGCAGCGCGGCGCCGAGAAAAATCGCCAGGGCGTAAAAGAGCGCCAGCAGTTGGGCCGGCGAAAATTGTTTCAGCCGTTTTGCCCAAGGGCCATTTTGAGCGCTAGACATGGAGAAGGGCATGGCGAATCCGACAAGACGGGGTGAGCGCCGAATGGGGCCGTCAACTAAAAGATGAGAATATCACAGCCGCCGATCTCATCGGGGGATTTTTCCCGCCGCTCCCAGGTCCCGGGCCAGCTTGGCCAGCCCCCAGAAAAGGACGAAAAACTCCAGCCGCCCGAAGAGCATGCCGAAAATCTGCACCCAGAGCTGACCGTCGGGTGCGTCGGCGCCGGTGATGCCCACAGATAGGCCGACGGTGCCAAGGGTGCTGGCGAACTCGAAGAGGCTGTCGCCCAGGGAATGGCCGTAGGCCGTCAAAGCACAGCCGCCGAGCAGCCAGACGAAAAGAAAGAGCCCGACATAGGCGGCCGCCTTGCGGATCTCGCTCTCATTTAAAAAGCGGCGCCGTCCTCCGATCCAGATCCCCTCCTCGCAGCGCTCCCGGGGGGAACGGGCGGCTTCCCGGACTTCCCGGCGCAGGCCCTTTAACAAAAGGTAGATGCGGTGTTGTTTGATGCCGCCGGCGGTGGAGTTGGCGCCGCCGCCGATGAGCATAAGCAGGATCAGGACCAGATAGCCGAGGTCTTCCCCGCCACTGAAGGCGATGGTCTGAAAGCCGGTGGTGGAGAGGGCGGAAACGACCTGAAAAAGGAGCACCCGCAGATATTCGGGCAATTCGGGATAGACCCGGAAGGCTCCGGCGAAGAAGAGAACCACCGTCGCCAGGGGAAGGAGAACCACCGCCAGCCGCACCTCGCCGTTGCCGAGCACGGCCCGCCAGTGCCCCTTGAGCAGGGTGTAGGCGGTGAGAAAATTCAGGGTGCCGAGGCCCATCAGCAGCATCAGCACCGCCTCGATGGCCGGGCTGTTCCAGTGGGCGATGGAGTTGGCCCTCGTCGAGAAGCCGCCGGTGGAAAGGGCGCAGAAGGCGTGATTGAGGGCGTCGAACCAGCCCATCCCGGCCAGAGACAAGGCCGGTACGCCGAAGAGCAGATAACCGAAGTAGAGACGCAGGACCAGCCGCGCCGACTGGCGCACCTGTGGAACAAGCTGTTCGGAGCGCCCTTCGGCGGCGCTCAGCCCGACCCCGGCCGGACCGGCCATGGCGCTGAGCATGAGAATCGCCAGCCCGGCACCGCCGGCGAACTGCATGAGACTGCGGAAAAAGAGGAGTACGGGCGAGGTTTGTGCCACATCCAGCACCGACAGGCCGGTAGTGGTCCAGCCGCTGGTGGACTCGAAGACGGCCTCCGTCCAGCCCTGTCCCGCCCAGACGAAGGGAACGGCGCCGGCGAAAATCGCCGCAAACCAGGCCAGCACCACCAGCAACGAGCCTTCGGCCAGGGAAAGGAGGTTGTCCTCCGGCACGCGCGCGCAGACGCGCAGAAACCCGCCGAGCAGAAACAGCCCCAGGCCGGGGAAGAGAAAGCCGCCGAGCAGGGGAGCGTCTTCGGGGAAGACGAGGAGGAGCGGGAGCGGCGCCAGCAGCAGCAGGCCAATAAGAGCGACGAGGTAGCCGAGATGGCCGCAGAGAAAACGGTAGCGCTCGCGCAGATAATCCAGATAGCGGCGGTCGTTCACCGGGATTCCTCGCCGGTGAGCAGGCGCAGGGCCGCGTCCAGGCTCGCGGGGGCGGCGATGAGAATCAGCCGGTCGCCGGCCTGCAGGTGGGTTCCGCCCTTGGGAATCAGCACCTTGTCCCCGCGAATGATGCCGCCGAGCAGGGCCTCCTCGGGCAAGGTCAATTTTTTCAAGGGAAGCCCGATCGCCGGCGCCTCCTCCCTGAGCAGCACCTCGGAAACGGAGACCGAACCGTCCCCCACGGCCATCATCCGGGCGATTTCCTCGAAGCCGGCCTGTTCTTCGATAATCAGGGAGAGAATCCGCGTCGCCGAGATCGCCGTCGTCACCTCCAGCCGCTGAAAAACCTCTTCATTTTCCGGATCGTTGACCAGGGCGATGGTGCGCGGGACCCGGTACATGCGCCCGGCAATCTGGCAGATCGCCAGGTTGTCCTCGTCGTTAGGCAACAGAGCCAAGACCGTGTGCGCCCGCCAGGCCCCCGCCTCATTCAACACCCGCGGGTCAGTGGCATCCCCGAAAAGAACCGTTGCCCCGGTGCGCCGGGAGAGCTCCCGCGCCTCTTCCTCACTGGGGGCGACGACTCTGACGTCCACCCCCCGACGGGAAAATTGCCGCGTCAAGTAATAGAGGATCTTGCCGCTCCCCGCCAAAAGGACCTTCATGACCGCTTCTCCTCTCCGGTAAAGCGCCGCAGAAATTCCCCGGCACTGAGGCGGGTCGGGCTGATGGTCTCCACCCCCAGGGTCCGATACATCTCCTCCCGGTCCGGATCGTAGACCCGGGCCAGCACCCGAGGAACGGCGAAGACCGTCTTTGCCACCTGGGCGACCATGAGATTGACCGTATCCTTCTCGGTCGTCGCCATCAGGCAGTCAGCCCGCTCCAGATTGGCCTGACGTAATACCCGTTGTTCTACGGCATCGCCGGTCACCCGAAAACCGCTGAAACCGGCGTC encodes the following:
- a CDS encoding TrkH family potassium uptake protein, giving the protein MPFSMSSAQNGPWAKRLKQFSPAQLLALFYALAIFLGAALLATPLAVRGEPLSFLDALFTATSAQCVTGLTVVDTGSRFSFFGQSVILALIQVGGLGITTFSVYLFIYLRIGVGAKGRWIINETLMHTPVGSWRELIRGIVVLTLVIEVLGAALLAVVLVPRLGLWPGLYSAFFHSISAFCNAGFSLFPDSLVGFRDDPLVNMTIMALIILGGIGFLVIRELLAWVKGGGQKARRPVRISLHGKMVLVTSAFLILYGALFIGWLEKDNVLAGMSFMEGFWASLFQSVSARTAGFNSVDLNEFRAPTLFLMMFLMFVGASPGSAGGGVKTTCLALFFAVFYNRLKGNPHVSLFHRTIPDELVTKALSLVLLAVILISCALFALLIVQSPDPTHENPREFLACAFEAVSAFGTAGLSMGMTGKLNTTGKWIIIVLMFVGRVGLLTLAFAIAGRTRRFSTRYAEENVMIG
- a CDS encoding TrkH family potassium uptake protein; amino-acid sequence: MNDRRYLDYLRERYRFLCGHLGYLVALIGLLLLAPLPLLLVFPEDAPLLGGFLFPGLGLFLLGGFLRVCARVPEDNLLSLAEGSLLVVLAWFAAIFAGAVPFVWAGQGWTEAVFESTSGWTTTGLSVLDVAQTSPVLLFFRSLMQFAGGAGLAILMLSAMAGPAGVGLSAAEGRSEQLVPQVRQSARLVLRLYFGYLLFGVPALSLAGMGWFDALNHAFCALSTGGFSTRANSIAHWNSPAIEAVLMLLMGLGTLNFLTAYTLLKGHWRAVLGNGEVRLAVVLLPLATVVLFFAGAFRVYPELPEYLRVLLFQVVSALSTTGFQTIAFSGGEDLGYLVLILLMLIGGGANSTAGGIKQHRIYLLLKGLRREVREAARSPRERCEEGIWIGGRRRFLNESEIRKAAAYVGLFLFVWLLGGCALTAYGHSLGDSLFEFASTLGTVGLSVGITGADAPDGQLWVQIFGMLFGRLEFFVLFWGLAKLARDLGAAGKIPR
- a CDS encoding potassium channel family protein, yielding MGKKRSLSVVIVGCGRLGALLAGELSREGARVVVVDRLESSFALLDAGFSGFRVTGDAVEQRVLRQANLERADCLMATTEKDTVNLMVAQVAKTVFAVPRVLARVYDPDREEMYRTLGVETISPTRLSAGEFLRRFTGEEKRS
- a CDS encoding potassium channel family protein produces the protein MKVLLAGSGKILYYLTRQFSRRGVDVRVVAPSEEEARELSRRTGATVLFGDATDPRVLNEAGAWRAHTVLALLPNDEDNLAICQIAGRMYRVPRTIALVNDPENEEVFQRLEVTTAISATRILSLIIEEQAGFEEIARMMAVGDGSVSVSEVLLREEAPAIGLPLKKLTLPEEALLGGIIRGDKVLIPKGGTHLQAGDRLILIAAPASLDAALRLLTGEESR